Sequence from the Phragmites australis chromosome 6, lpPhrAust1.1, whole genome shotgun sequence genome:
CCATTTGTCCTGATGTAACTAGTGAGTTACTAGTGTAACAGACCTAGAATGGGGTGGGATGTAACTATGTTGGATGAgacagtatgtagatatatcatgtgactgTGGTCtccctctgattttgttagctgagacATACCAGAAGGATCgaacagagataaactctgcgaaagcagtagcaggaacaagtcagACAGTGGTAGATAAATCAGACCTGGCAAATATCGGGAACAAGCAAGATGTTGAGGGTGTgcgtgagatgcaaccgaggggtgtagccgataAGAgagagcacatccctagcataattgaagagatagaGATAGGGGATCAAGAGCATAATTAGGTAGGTCtttaggtgtaccgtacatACTATCATTTTTTATCGTCGTGTCTTCATGGTTAAgatcccatgtaatgtttgtcatcGTATATCACATGTTATGTTTGTCGGCGTTTGTAACCTCCATCCTGGGTAATATGCTAAGAATGCTTCACATCTATAATTGTTcataaaattagattttgtatcatccCAACAATACATCACTGAAAAATTAttgatacaattttacatcaaatacataaacaaatatcgacaaatttacaaTGATCCacaatttccaaaatatcactacTCCATGATGCCATATTGGCCACTTTTTGACCGTTTGATCCaaaatttgcaacatatcaatttcaaatatttttcaccgaacgaatgtgcactattttttaaattgagcTATACAAacgttaaattaaaaaaaacaaacaaatttcaCCAAAGCTAGGGAGGGGCTAAACCTATacaccctctgagagggcggttaggacAGCGGGGGCCCCACCCACCCTTTGAGAAGACGGTAAGGGGCCGTGGCCATCCTTACCGCTCTCTGAAGGCGGTAGACGCCTATTTCTGTAAATCTTGCCACCAAGAGTCtgtttatttaaatatttaattaaaaaatataaaaataaaaaactctccTCGCATTCCATCCAAACCCAGCAGCACAAGCCTAGAGCTGGGCTTTGCAGTGGCATGAACTGAGTTTTGAACCTCTCACTGTACTGTGGAAGTTCAAACATTTTCTTGTTTGCTTCTTATAGAAACCTTCACTTTTTGGCAGTGGAAAAAAGACAGAGGGTTGCATATAAAGATGTCCTCCCCCGTTTCTTGTTACAAAACACAAACAAATTTCAAGATCCAACATGTGGAATTTATGATACGAAAGTGGTATTACCGTGAACAGTATTTTATGGGAGAAATTAAGGGCTGAAGTGTAATTTCGACAACGACGCAACTTGttttgaaatggagggagtactaGTCAAGTCCTCCAGACTTGCACATAGTGCATCTGACATCTTCCATGTCAGCACTGTGGGCCCGCAGAAATGTGTGAAGCGGCTAGGGCGCAGCTTGCAGGGGCACACGAACAACTGGATGCAGGTAAAGATCATGCTTCCTCCGGATGGTGATGCCCATCTCCTCCGTCATGTCTAGCTCGCTCGGCGGCAGCCCGCCGGGGAGCTCCCAGTCGAAGTGGTACAGGAGGGCAGCGAGTACGAGCTCCATGCTGGCCTGCGCAAACGCCATGCCGGGGCACATCCTCCGCCCCGCCCCGAACGGCGTGAATTCGAAGTCCGTGCCCTTGAAATCAACTGTGCCAGCCTCAAACCGCTCCGGTTTGAACGTCGCAGCATCGTCCCAGAACTTTGGATCCCTGTTGATCGCCCAGACATTCACAAACACAGTAGTGCCCTTTGGAACATCGTACCCCATGACCTTACATGACTCCTGGCACTCCCTTGGGAGGAGCAACGGTACCACTGGATGCATCCTTAGGGTCTCTTTGATGACGTGCTTTATGTACTTGAGGTCGACCAGGTCGTCTTCGTTTACCGTTGGCTGCCCTTGGAGCTTGTCACGTACCTCGGCCTGTGCCCTGTGCATCACCCTTGGGTTTCTCATGAGCTCGGACATGGCCCATTGGAGCGTATTCGCCGATGTCTCGCTGCCGGCCCCGAAAAGGTCCTATATGTGTAACAAGAAGACGCATTTCTATGAACTCATGATCGAGAACCACGTACAGGAAAAGAAGAAACGTACACAGACATGCAAGAGTTACTTACAAGGACGACGGCCCTGATGATTCCCATGGTCAGCGGCACCTCGAGGCCACCTTGGTTATGTATCCTCAAGAGCACGTCCACTAGGTCCTCCTCCTGCAAGGTGCCGTCTGCGGCCGCGGCCATGGCTGCCCTCCGCTTCTCGTGCTGCCTGATGGCGCAGTCCATCAGCTTGGATTGCTTACGGTGGTTCGCCTCCGCCAGACGCGCCGTGCCACCGATGAGGCTTGCAAGCCTCGACGACGGGAACAGGTCGCCGAGGCTGAACCCCGTGGTGATCTTTATCCCCTCCGCGAGGTTTTCAAGGAACTCCTCCCGCCTCTCGAACCGGTCGCCCATCATGGTGCGCACCGCCGAGTCCGTGATGAGCACGGCGATCCTCTCGCTGACGTTCACGGCCTCGCCAGGCTGGGACGCCGCGATGGCGGCGACAGCGcgggcgacctcctcctcccggacGTGACGGAACGACTGGACGCGGCGGGCACTCAGCAGCTCCAGGATGCTGATCTTGCGGAGCTGCCGCCACAGGGCGCCGTAGCGCGCGAACACCAGCCCTTCCCCGTCGGCCATCATGATCCTAATCGTGGAGTTCCACGGGCGCGTGGCGAAGTTGACGTCGTGCGTCTTCATGAACTCGCGAGCCGCGTCCGGGGATGACGCGACGACCACGGGGACCTCCCCGAGCCTGAGGTAGATGAGGGGCGCATCGAGCCGGCGCGCGATGTCGGCCATGGCGCGGTGGGCGAGGGGGCtgcggaggaggtggtggaggctgCCGATGACCGGTAGCTGCCACGGGCCTGGCGGCAGCCTCAGGCCATTGTTGTCACGCTTCTTCAGCTTGAGAAGCacgagagggaggaggagagccAAGAAGAGCCACATGGAGTACCCGAGCTGCTCCATGTCATCAATGGCTAGCCAAGAACTCAACGGAAAGATCCTTGGAATGGCGTGTGCATATGAATAAGTTTGGACGGAGCATATATAACGAGAGCacgaaagattaaaaaaatgtttCCATTGTAAGCAGCTCGTTTGGCGCCAAGCCTGTGGACGTCTCGTACTTTCCATCGCGACTAATACAAAACATCGAGGGATACCGCGCGTGCATTGTTCTATGTGATGATTATATAAGGCCGTCCATGCATCATGATTAATCTTCGATTATTTTCTATTAAGAAGATGAATTAAATTAGACAACTTAAAAGAAAAGGGAATGATTTGCTCTCAAACCACTGAAATTTGGTCGGATGCCAGTCACTTGTCTCTAAACCGCTGGATAATATTCCTAATCAGCAGCCCGCGCGACCCCCCACCCGCTGCAGACCCtccccaccgcctcctcctgtCACCTGCCATCCCATCCGGTGGCTGGTGGCACCACCACGGAGAGGAAAATTTTACTAGCTCTTGCGGATGTATGAATTGtcatgattatttatttatgttaagATTTATATTGAAAGGGTAAGTAAAAAATTATATAGTAAATAAGAGAATCAACAGATTGATAGATATCAGATAAGAGTGATGAACGAACGAGATAATTTATATATCCACACTCCCGTACGAAGTTGTCTTCCCCCACCATCACCATATCACTGTCTCCgcaccctccctccctccctccctccctccctctcaaggGCGGATCCAGAATTAGCAATGATCCTTGTAATATGTTTGTGAGCATTATCTTACTCAAAGATCACTATAGGCGTGAATAAGAAGTAGCCCACAACTATTAAAATTGTGTTAACCATGTCTTGAGGTTCCAGTAGGTCAAACACATGATGAATTCTCCTTGTTGCTGAATTATATGTGTGATTTGCGCATGAATGGCGCGGAGAAGACCTTTTATACATGATTCTTCGGTTGTGTGTGGTTAATTAGTTGCATGGGACCGCTGTGGCTGCTTGATTGGTTTGGTTGTACAGATTACTACAAGTTGGTGCAAGATTTTGTTGGGTTGAAGGGGTGAGCTCAATGGGGTAAGGAGCACCGTTTGTCGTCGATCTACAATCTTGCACTCCAATATAGTTAGCACACATGCATCCTCTATTGTAGTCATGTAGTAGTGAAGCTACAAATTGAGACGTAAAAATGGACGGAAACTTGCATGAACGTAGCTTGCACGTCCATCAGTGCCATGACGACAAGacggtatatatatatatatttcgaCGGCCTTCGAATCTTCGATATGTCCAAGGAGAGTGTCGGATGAACTCGGATCCTCCGTTGTAAGCTGTTTGTTCCGGGATCATTACAAGATAACGAATAATAAGATACGAGGTACACCTTCAGCTTAGGGTCCGATTGTGCCTTGATCGACGCCGTCGCTGTACAAGACATGCATAGACTATGTCGACCGCTTCTCCCAGTTGGAAAGCTGCCTTCCATGTCGATACCTCCTTGCCAAAATAGCCTCGAAGACCGGGCACGTTTCGCGGGGCGGCGTCTGGGGTCGCCGTCGAATGGGGACGAGCCAGCCGCCGGCCGGCCGAGCGGCGTGCGCGCAGCTGGCGCCGGCCGGCCATGGTAAAGCGGCGTCGACGACGACGTCCTCGCATGGATCGAGTTATATACGGTGCTCGTCATCGCAGCGTGAGCCCGTAGCATCTGCATGCACGGCTGCACCTGTACGTCGATAGCAAAATCCGTGCAAAACCACCCACGGCAACGCTACTACGTACACACAATGTGACGCCGGCTGTAACGTGACGGACCGCAGAAAACGcgactagatttttttttccgggAATGACAGGAGTTCTACCTTAA
This genomic interval carries:
- the LOC133923236 gene encoding desmethyl-deoxy-podophyllotoxin synthase-like, producing the protein MEQLGYSMWLFLALLLPLVLLKLKKRDNNGLRLPPGPWQLPVIGSLHHLLRSPLAHRAMADIARRLDAPLIYLRLGEVPVVVASSPDAAREFMKTHDVNFATRPWNSTIRIMMADGEGLVFARYGALWRQLRKISILELLSARRVQSFRHVREEEVARAVAAIAASQPGEAVNVSERIAVLITDSAVRTMMGDRFERREEFLENLAEGIKITTGFSLGDLFPSSRLASLIGGTARLAEANHRKQSKLMDCAIRQHEKRRAAMAAAADGTLQEEDLVDVLLRIHNQGGLEVPLTMGIIRAVVLDLFGAGSETSANTLQWAMSELMRNPRVMHRAQAEVRDKLQGQPTVNEDDLVDLKYIKHVIKETLRMHPVVPLLLPRECQESCKVMGDPKFWDDAATFKPERFEAGTVDFKGTDFEFTPFGAGRRMCPGMAFAQASMELVLAALLYHFDWELPGGLPPSELDMTEEMGITIRRKHDLYLHPVVRVPLQAAP